DNA from Triticum aestivum cultivar Chinese Spring chromosome 7D, IWGSC CS RefSeq v2.1, whole genome shotgun sequence:
ACGACGCGTCCCGTGTTGACACCATTGCATTCGTCCTTAAAGATCCTAGCCAAGCCGAAGTCGGAGATCTTGGGGTTCATCTTGTTGTCGAGGAGAACATTACTTGGCTTGAGGTCTCGGTGGATGACCTTGAGCAGTGAGTCCTCATGGAGGTAGAGCAACCCACGGGCAATGCcaatgatgatgttgtgcctgctaTTCCAGTCTAGCTCGACGCCCTTGCTGGTGTCTAACAATTTCAATACCACACGGATATCACAAGTGATGAATTAGCTCATCAAGGATACAATTAAAAAAATTAAATTGATACTATTGTAGATTAATATTATTTTAGTGGGAATTTCATATATCCTCTTTTTATGTGTGCATGATTGACAATGAATGTCTAATTTATAATTTGACATGACTATACTTTAGTTAAAGATCGTCAACAAAAGTGTATCCTACTTAGACATCTTCTTCATGCAGGAAGACTGAAAGAGATAGCTCATTCATTATGATAGGCATGCCTCTATCTCTTCTACTTCCTCATTCCATACATCTGCATTCTTCCTTCTAAATCACCTTCCCAAGCCagcacatctctctctctctagtcttcaCCTACCCATCCTCTCAACAACTTCTTTGGCCCATCCCACTAACCTTTGAGACAAAGGTGATCCTTATCTCCAGTTCTCAAAATGACCTCCTGCAATGTATGTTTTCTACCTAGAAGAATGGCCATCTTTCCTACATCTAGTCGCCACTCACCACTCGATCTTCATACACTATAGGTTGTGTGCATCACAATAATGCAGAAGCTGGGGTTTTTATCCTCCTTTAAAAAAACCCACTATGGACAAGGCACTCCACCCAATTTTGGTGCTTAGGCATGTAGTCGTGTAGTTTGCCCACCCAGGTTCAATTCCTAGAATTGTTCCATTATGCATAGGCCCCCATACCGCCATTATTTTTTCATGAGGACCAGACTTGATGTGTGGTGATGGAACGCGTGCACTATTGCACCCACCAAAATAAAAATCGGGGCACTCATATTTAAAACGTCATGTGCATCTCTGATTGGTGCACACACCAAGAGAAGTGAAATTCTAAAAAATTTAAGGAACTGGCTAGGGTTAATGCAAAATTTAAGGTGCATTTTCGACTGGGAGTGTGTGTGTATGTCATCCTATGGGTTATTTGCAATTTCCATGATGATTGGGTTTTTTTACATAACAACACTTCTAATTTTTTTACAACTTATCTTTCAAGCTATAAGATGAATCCGTACATGATGCTATGCAACGTGCGGAGGCGCCTATGACTCTGGGTGCAGTTTTTGAAAAAGGTATCATGAAAAACATTCAGCTAGTTTGGACGAGGATCATGTAATAGGTTATCGCCCAGCTGTGGTTGGACCTTCATCTTCTTTGTGTTTTTTATCGGATGACTGCTACTAGTATATTTTAATAAAGAATTATTGTGTGCATCACAAGATGAGGTTATCCCTCTGTtgcaataagtaaataaataaacaaGACACTCCACAACCCTTGCCCCTCTCCGTGTCCTCTACGTCCTATCGGCTGCAACCCTAGCTTGCTTTGCAGCTTCCACGCAGCAAATGATGTATACTCCCCCTGTtctataatataatagcatttctTATACTAGTGCATTTGTGTAAATCCAAGAAGGAGCCTTGATGGGAAAGCAAGGAATGAGATGAAAGTGCGAGAGATGGATCAGCGTGGAGACGTGGGAAGAGTGAAACATATGCATGGCCACACGCCGGAGATGACGTGGCATCTAGGTGGCCAGTGACGCAACCACATCGCTCCTGACACATGCGTCACGGCTATCAAAATTTTTTTTTTGCAGGATACGGCTATCAAAATATTGACAGCGCCTAAATTGAATTGAAGGTCCGGTGAGATGGAGGTGGAACGCACCAAAGAGGAAGGCGTCGAGGCTGCCGTTGGGCAAGTACTCGTAGACAAGCAGCTTCTCGCCGTGCTCGGCGCACCAGCCCAGCAGCCGCACCAGGTTGCGGTGCTGCAGCTTGGCGATCAGCTCCACCTCGTTCCGGAACTCCGCCGCGCCCTGCAGCGAACGCACCGACAGCCGCTTCACGGCGATCTCCGCGCCGCACGCCATGACGCCCTTCGATCCCGCAGAGGTTCGGATCAGCAGAGGAACGCCGACGAGGAAGGCAAGATGTTCTACATAATATATTGATCAGTAGGAGAGTGCTTGATCTTACTCTGTATACCGGGCCGAAGCCGCCCTCGCCGAGCTTGTTGGCCCTGGCGAAGTTGCCGGTCGCGGCGTCGATGGAGGCCAGGTCCATGAGCGGCAGCTCCGAGATCGACCTTGACAGCGGCCTCATGTTCTCGTTCTGCGTTCTCCTGACGGCTGAAGCGAATTCCTCGGTCGGATCAGCACAAGCTTAGCTTCGCTCTAACTAACAATGGACACGCCCGTTCAGGGAAGTGCTGGGTCGATGACGTACCGCTGCGCTTCCGCCAGCGCCAGCAGTAGACGCAGTAGAGGAGCGTgcagaagatgaccaccaccagaACGGACACCATGATCTTCACCGAGTTCGGGCTTGAGCCATGCGCCGCAGCTGCAACAACCAACAACACGACATCAACACAGCAACAGTTCAGTCTTGGGCTCTTCGCCGTTCGTCAGCTAGTGTTTGTCAACTCACCCATATTCAGCAACAGTTCAGCACGTACCCATATTCAGGTGAAACACGAGCAGAGTGTTTGTCAACTCACCTGCCTCGTCGCCCGCCGGCGGCGCGGACGTTGACGTGCCCAGCAGCCGGCGGTGGCCCACGAGTCGGTGCGGTGGTATCACCATGTGCAACTACTCCGGCGGAATGTCCGAGCTAGCTATAGCTAGCTAGCTTTCCGAATGGATGGAGCAAGTGTCAGCTTGTGATTACTGATGGGCGCAAATGGAAGGGTGGAGGAGGTCAACGACGTTAGTGCGTTATATGGGGAGCGGGGTGGAAGTGATTGGTGGTTCGCCCGCCGGCGCCGGATGTATGCCATTTTTTTGTCCTTTCAGCACGGGCAGCTGATCGATACATTTGACAGCTGAGTTCCTATGCTGATGCTGCTAGATAAGTGCCCCTGCTTTGCGAGCTCTATATCATGCATGCCAGTCCTTTCGTGCCTCGCGTCAAACTCATTTGATTAAGATAATCTTATGAGGTCCTTAAATTGGTTTGTTGTTGAGCTTGAttctgttttagtatttcgaacaAAACATAACAGTATGCTGTTTCATATTGAAACCCGTGTTGAGATGAACCTGACGTTCAACACAAAATGCTAATCGGAATGATTGTTTGCAAGATAAATCATTTTGCAAATTTGAACTTATCATTTAATAATACAGATGATGTTAGCCTGAGTTTACAGTTTTTTGTGCGTACGCATGCAAGTATGGATGGGAGAATGCCCACTGGCAGAACGTAGCACAACAAGACAATGGTGCATTGTGTGGCACCATGTACAAATGATTCTTTCAATCCCCCTGCCGCAATATGATATGCAAGACTTCATTGCCTGAAATTATACAAAAATGATATATTCTTAGTTAGGTCTGCCTACTCTATGAAGTGGGATCATCAGTTTGGTAGCAAACTAAAACACTCTAATGGGATGGGGCGAATCACAGTTAACCCTATTTGCAGTAAAATATGGAAACTAGACTGTCCGGCaaaagtaaaaaaattcttatggcGTACGCTATGTGGTACAATCCCGTGCAGGGTTACGCTAGCTAATAGATATATGAAGGTTTCACCCATATGCCCAACTTGTTCTGGGGGCTTAGAAGATACAAAACATCTGTTTTTCCAGTGTAGTAAAGCAAAGGAGGTCTGGAGAAGGCTGGGTCTGGATGATATTATTGAAAAAGCTTGCGAGATTGACCGTACAGGAGAGACGGTGCTGAAGTACTTACTACTCCTACCGGACCAAGATTTGTGGATTTTGGGTACCACAATATGCGTGAGATGATTGCTATTTCATCTTGGTATCTATGGTGGGAAAAGCGGAAGCTGGTACACAATGAGAAAACTCAAAATGTATCTCAGACTTCAATGGAGATTCTTGCCCTTACCACAAATTTTGTTAACGCAGCATCCCCCAAAGCGTCTGTGAAAAAGGAGAGTTGGTCCTGTCCTCCAAGAGAGTTTGTTAAACTTAACATGGATGCTTCTTTTGATCACGATCTTCTTAGGGGTACTATGGGAGCGTTCCTTAGAGATGACAGAGGCAGGTTTATTGCTGGAGGAAATGAGAAAATTGACTTTCGTGCAGATGTGTTAATGGTGGAGGCTTTAGCACTCAAATTTGGCCTAACACTGGCGCAAAGGGCTGGATGCAATCGTCTTACCATAAACTCGGACAATATAGAGGTGATTGATTCGATGAATGATAGAGGGCAATCGGCGGGTGTGGCGGTAgcaatattcgaggattgttttcattATGCATGTGATTTCGTTACTGCTAGAGCACTGTAATAGGGAAGCAAATAAAGTAGCTCACGAGCTTGCTAGATTAGCTAGGTTTTCTTTGACCTCTAGTTGGTTTGAGGAGCCTTCAAATGAAATTGTAATGATCCTCACAAACGATGTACTACTTGTCACAAATGAATAAAGTGGTTTAAAAAAAATAGATTTTCGTTTTATTTTCTCCGGGTAGGAAAATTCGAGGCAACATCTAGTCTGAAAATACATTTGGCTATTTCTGTATTTGGTCATGGTCAGATTTCTAGATGGCGCGCACGACTGGCATACTGCTTCCTCCTCCAATCTCTCAAACGGCCACCATCGTCTCTCCAATTTGTTCTATTATGCTCCTTCAGCTCTTCCTGcgctctactccctccgtctcataagcTAAGACGTTTTACATTATGGGGCGCTGGgagtaaggccctgtttggttacaGGGACTAGACTAGAAAAAATCCTTTTTAGTCTCTAtgtaaccaaacaggagggactttttttctatagggactagaaaaagactttACGGGAGAGTATTTTTTTTCTTTAGTCcctgggactaaaaaaagtctagGCCCTTGCAACCAAATACCCCTAAGTTCTAACCACTTCTTTTGCCGCTATCCCTTCCTTTGACTTCAACCTACTTGCCATCTCCGCCAAACCGATTGATCAACTAGGTAGGGCCATCCCACCACCATCATTGCTTTTGAGGGAGGGTGGACTCATCGTTGGCACAAAGATAGTAAAAGAATTGTCGAATACTATCAAGCAAAATATTAATTGTAGGCCTCAAAATTGTACATATTGACATGCCAATTGGCCATTATATTAGGCTTCTAGAGTAATATTGCCTTTCTCTGCCGCCTCTATTTTCTCATACTCTTGCGTACTATTCACGTAAATCGTTGTCTAGTTCAGTCAGATGTGAATCTTGATCTCGTAATACAAGTTTGGCTTGTTGACATCATTGCCCCACCCCACCCTTACAAGTCAAGTCCAGAGGTGACTATTACTACCTACAAGATAGTTACCTTTTTCTCTATTTTTGCGAAACCTACAAGATAGGTTACTTGAAAAAGGGGGCGAGGACTTTTGGAACATGGTTCTAGACCCACGTCCTAAAGTATTTTAAgtctaaaaaatataaaaaaattgaacAATTTGAAACTTTTTTGTGACGAACATGATCGAGTGCTCTATTCACGTATGAAGTTTCGGGAAGAAATGACTCCCATGTTCTTCTTGGCAAAAAAAAGCAACTTGAAAAACTCGAATAGTAACTTTTATATAGAaccaattttgattttttttccgcACAGAAGACCCAGAACTGTTTTCTTCGTAAAACTTTACCCGTGAGTATAACACTAGCCCGTTCATTACAAAAATGTTCCAGAAATGTTTTACTTTCTACATATTTTCTTCAATGTTTATGTGCCTAGACCCAGGTTTCATTGGGTATTTTCACTCCAAAAGTCAATATTCCACAAGACAGTTGAGCTACGACACATTTACTCATGCAATTAATTACCCGAAAACCTTATACTTTTCAACGTTTGTCGGTCCTAGAGACCTCTACCACACGCTAATTCCTtcactaagagcatcttcaacagatgATGTAAAACAGTCATGGTGCCCAAAAATCTGTCGTTTGGGGCATTTGGAGGAAAAAAATAACTCTAGCACATCCACATCATGTAATTCAAACCGCAATAGCGAAGTGTCCTTTTTAATTTATAAAGTGATAGCTAAATGTCTGATCTTGTCCGCATGTAGGAGGGATGACTTGAGGTTTCGGGAGACATTGGCAAGGTGCCAGGTGATACCTAGATATTAGTACGACGCGTAATCAGGTGCCTGCATTATTCTAGGCTGCTTTCCGTCCAGGTCGGGATCGTATTTTCTTTGTTTTGGAAAAGTCCAGGTCGTATTTGTATTGCTGGTTTAGCACACCAATAGACATGTCCCCTAAAAAGAAGGGCATCGACAAGTCATTGACCTGAGTGCCAATGCAAGTACGAAACATTTCCATCGTGATAGAGATCATCAGTTATGTCTGCCCCCCTTGATTTGAGGTTGCTTTAATTTACTTGGCCTTTCACTAGTAAATGGGTATGTCATCTCTTTTTTGAGGAATAACGCCCCTTCATTAATTAAGGATAATCAAGAGAGAGTGCCTCTCGAATATAATCCGGGATTACATGAAAGATTGAGTCACTAGAGGACTCAGAAGATCTAGCTAGATACCGTGACATTCGACAAACGATTTACATAACTAAAGCAAATGAACGAGAAGAACGATGTCAACTCCTTGATTCGGCAGTAATGAGCACCACCAGCGAGCGATCCACCGTTGAAGCATTGGTTCTCTGGATAACGGACAAACAATCTGATTGGAAAACAGCCCTGGAAAGCCTTCCTAAAGGGTGAGAGCCACCGCACGCCGTAGCGCCGGTGCTTCAGCTGGTTTTCGAGCGGTAACCTCGGCAACAATTTATGAACAAATTTGAAAGAtaagaacattttttggaattcatgaacaaaatttaaaaatgttAACATTTTTCGAAATTTTGAACACAATTTGAAATGcttggcatttttttatttttgatcatttttaaaaaaataagcaaacaatttttgaatttaAAAAGTTTTTGAATTGTTGACCAAAATTTTAAAAACCAAACAAATTGTGAAATTTTAAAAATTGaaaattgtgaacttttttgacaaataaaaaataaattttaatacaaagaaaggaaaaagggaaggtacaaaaataaaagtaaaaataaaataaaaatgtgtCGTGTAGGGGGTGCCCTTGTGCAAAGTCCCAATGATGTGTGGCAATGAGCGGCCGCGAGACCTATATCTCGCTTCATGCGTCCCGTGAAGCGGCTACAGTAATGAACCGTTGGTTTTCGGGCGGCAACCTCGGCAACAATTTATGAACAAATTGGGAAGATAAGAACAATTTTtggaattcatgattttttttaaaaatgctaatattttttgaaattttgaacacaATTTGAAATGCTTGACAATTTTtgatttttgatcattttttaaaaaGAAGCAAACAATTTTCGAAATTTTAAAAGTTTTTGAATTGTTGAgcaaaattttaaaaataaaaaaatgtgaaGTTTTAAAAGttgaaaatcatgaactttttttgacaaagaaaaaataaagtttaatacaaagaaaggaaaaaaggaaagctacaaaaattaaaaataaaaacaaactataaaatgaaataaaaatggGTCGGCCTTGTAGGGGGTCCCCTTGTGCAAAGTCCCAATGATGTGTGGCAATGAGCGGCCGCGAGACCTATATCTCGCTTCACGCGTCGCGTGAAGCGGCTACAATAATGAACCGTCCCAATAGCGGGCACTTAAAAGAATTAATGAAGAGAAAAGAGAGCACGTGGGGGATTCGAACCCTGGTCTCTTGGTTGATTGCAAGGACTTCTAGCCACTAGGTGGGACTAATTAAGTTGAAATGAGCAGGGTTTTCACAATTTCTTCTTCATTTTTCCaggtttttttgtttgtttttcttttgtttttcagtatttttctttgttttcattttttttccctTTATTTCATTTTCCAcagtttttctttgttttcatttCTTTCTCGGTCTTTACTgagtttttttcttcagttttgttTCTTTCTTTCGTGTTTCTCATCACTTTTTTCTCTCCTTtcgtttctttttatttgtttcttacttctactcctttttttgtttttattttcattaCTCTTTTTTGCATGATAATACATGTCTCATTAATAAAATAAAGATCTAGTTATAAGCCACGTAAACATCGACATTACAGGACTGAAAGATAGAATAATCCTATTCAAAAAGACCGACGCATGTCCCTCTCCACCAAGGGAAAGGAGATAGATCACCtcttcacccgagctcgacgcggctccatcgctgaccAGCAGCTTTACGGACCTTCAAAGTAGTTTGCTTGAAGCAAAACCAttgccgttgaaagaatcagacccGGGCAACATGTCCTCGGACACGCCATCAAACTTCAGAACTGACAACCCCCCACGACTATtacgccggaggaggaaaccagaATTGTTAGCCTCCAACCACAAACCCAGCACAAGATGCACCATCTTCCAGTTATCACTTGCGTAGACAGCCATCTGCACATACTCCTGGACGACAAAACCTCCCTACTCCACCATGATGTCGGAGACAACACCGCAGCTACCgggacagagcagaaggagagacacacctgatggagtcATCGTCGTCACCTCGCCGACACTATCCATGAACCCTAACGCCGCCGATCTGAAGGATCGGCAAACACACTATGCTATCAACTCTGAGATGCCGCCATGATGAGCACCGAAAGTGTGGGAGTGGAGTTGAGGCAGATTTATTCGCCCGGGCGCCGCTCCCACCACCCCAACGGCGCACCACGACCTACAAATTCAAACCCTAACTACAGAGTGAAGGAACGGGGTCCCCCTTCCTCCTACCATCGGAGTAGTAGCCGGAGGGAGAGGGGGCCAGCGCCCTGGTCGGTGGAGATTGGTGGAAGAAGATCTGCCTCCCTAGTCGCCTGGttcgtggcggcggctagggtaggggAAAACTTTTTTTTCGTTATTCCTTTGTTTCTCTTATGCTTCTTTTGGGTTTCActctacatttttcgtatacatctaGAACATTTTCCTaatacattttaaacattttttaatttttttaaatattttttaataTACAGTCAACATTTTTTTCATTCACATTTTCAACATTTTAAATGCTTGAATAACATTTCTCAAATAAAAAATTAATATTTTTTGGAATACATGGTCAACAGTTGTTCTATACACACTTTTCTTTAACATCTTTCATTTACAAGATTaagtttttttaacacatgttaaacttttttatatacacgtttaatatttttcaaatgcttgattaatatttttttaaatacttcTTCAACACTCTTTCAATAACTTGACTAACacttttatatacatgatcaaacaatttcatcatttttttagtacatggtcaacattttttctatacacaataattttttaaatgcttcattaacaattttcaaatactttgtcaatattttttaaatGATTTATTAACATTTTTTATAAATGATAAGAAAAATTAGTAATTTTTCAATACATGgtgaatattttttctatacatatttaacatttttaaatgcttgacTAACACTTTTCtagtacttgttcaacatttttcaaatgcttgattaacatttttaaatacatgatctaAATCTTTTATTCTTATGTtatatttttatatacattttttgtatacgtGATAAACATTTTAACTATGCACATttagcatttttcaaatgcttggtcagTATCTTTCAAAATGTTTTATGTAGAGCGATTTTTATAATATATTTATTTAAAATATTTGGACTtacaaaaaataaagcaaaaaaagaaactaaaaatgtgaagaaaaaaacaaaacagaaaacgaAGCAGTGGCTCCCGCGCGCCTGGGCCGGCCCAAATTGCGCCTCCATTCAGCGAAGGTTCCCTCTTTCTGGTGTCAAGCGAGACATAGGGGCGCAAATGGGCAGCACATAGCATTTTCCCGTACAGACACCGCTGCACACACCTCGGCCTAGCACTGGAGTGACCAATCCAATTTGCCGCCCGCAGGTGACAAATAGTCGAGCTAATACAAGTCAAATTGTAGGACAACTGGTAGACATATATTTTAACACTTGGTGACAATGAACTAAGTGGATTCATTTAGTTACTAGCTTGTTGTGTCTCAAAAAAAAGTTACTAGGTTGATGTAAATCAATCTAACCAAATACGTTTCAATGGAGGTTGACTATCAATGGTGTCTTCACCGTTAATTTTATGTATGCGAGTCTTACGATTGGGCTTATTTTTCGAAGGAAGCATATATGAAAACAAATGTCCCTTCTAAAATTAATTTTTTTGGGGGTTCTTTTAGATGGAGGTAGTTCTTATCAAAGACAATTCTACAAAACGTAATTGGCAGCGTAGCAGAAGTTTTTTTTATAAGAAGGAACAGTTCACCATTTAGTCCTATCATGCCCGTTCGCTACCTTGATTTGTTGCACAATTTACATTACGTATAATTTACCACCACCAACAAGTATATCAAAATTGTTTCGTAACTGGTTGGTTTATATTCTGAAAATACAAAGGTGAACATTGTTTCACACGTACACACACGTGAATAGTAAATTTGAAATAATATACTAATGTTTTTGAAAAATTATGATTTTTTGCTATATCAAACTTAGTTGACCAATCTACTCACACCAGTTTCCTGAAGTACTGACAACCTTGGTATTCTTAGCGAAGAAAATACAATTTTGACCTTACTATTACTCAAACAGTGTATTTTAATGTAGATCTAGTCTTGGCATTTTTTACCAGAATACCATAGATATCATTTCTTCATGAAGTTTCATACAAGAGTACACCAGTCGACTATGTATGTTACATTTTTTCtgattattttatttttcttgtatTTATTTTAAATTTACTATTAGTAAGGGTGGGCGTGGAACCATGTTCTCCATATCTGTGTATTTTTTTTGAGTCCCGCTTCGGTATAACCCCCCTCCCAAAACGTATAAAGGGCATTATGAACTTTTGACAATTTGTATGTACTTTCATTTGTAAGTATACGCCGGAAAGctcacttgggccggcccatttgcggtGGCAAATATCGAAAAAGGATAACACTAGCTGGGAATCGAACCGGCGACCACCTAAAACATGAACGGCTGTCCACAACCACTGAGACAACCAGCCTTTAGTGAACGATTTGTAGCTAGACACATTAAGTTAGGGATGGGCTGTGAATTTTAAAAAGATTTTAGGAATACTTTGTGAACCGTTCCTTTTTTTTCCATAGTTTCTTTTTCCTGTTacgtttcttctttctttttcaaaAAATCGTAGTCCTTTCAAAATGCTGTTCAAAATTTCAAAACGTTTTTTATTTCCAAATTTTGCTCATAAATTAAAAAATATTTGCATTTTCGAAAATGCCAGGTAACTTCAAAAAATATTTGTGTCTTCAAAAAATTGTTCCGAATGTCAAAACGTGAATATTTTTAACAAAATTGTGAAAACAAACATTTTCGGAGAACACAAAAAAATATTTAAATTTCAAAATATT
Protein-coding regions in this window:
- the LOC123168624 gene encoding cysteine-rich receptor-like protein kinase 10, with amino-acid sequence MVIPPHRLVGHRRLLGTSTSAPPAGDEAAAAHGSSPNSVKIMVSVLVVVIFCTLLYCVYCWRWRKRSAVRRTQNENMRPLSRSISELPLMDLASIDAATGNFARANKLGEGGFGPVYRGVMACGAEIAVKRLSVRSLQGAAEFRNEVELIAKLQHRNLVRLLGWCAEHGEKLLVYEYLPNGSLDAFLFDTSKGVELDWNSRHNIIIGIARGLLYLHEDSLLKVIHRDLKPSNVLLDNKMNPKISDFGLARIFKDECNGVNTGRVVGTYGYMAPEFVMDSVFSVKSDVFGFGVLLLEILSGQRNGISYLEEHQQSLIQDAWKFWIEDRANEFIDRALGQSYSRDEAWRCFQVGLLCVQDDPDIRPTMSNVLLMLVSEQISMPAPSRPVRNVPLLAPSAMLRSKPLVSQKSINYASITAIQPR